One region of Parus major isolate Abel unplaced genomic scaffold, Parus_major1.1 Scaffold651, whole genome shotgun sequence genomic DNA includes:
- the EML3 gene encoding echinoderm microtubule-associated protein-like 3 translates to MSNSGDYEILYWDVAGGCKLLRNRFESRDREWASYTCVLGFHVFGVWPDGSDGTDINSLCRSHHERVVAVADDFCKVHLFQYPCARPKAPSHVYGGHGSHVTNVRFTHDDGHLVSLGGKDTSVFQWRVLPGDSG, encoded by the exons GGGACGTGGCCGGGGGCTGCAAACTGCTCCGGAACCGCTTCGAGAGCCGGGACCGGGAATGGGCCTCCTACACCTGTGTGCTCGGCTTCCACGTCTTCG GAGTGTGGCCGGACGGTTCGGATGGCACCGACATCAATTCCCTGTGCCGCTCGCACCACGAGCGCGTGGTGGCCGTGGCCGACGACTTCTGCAAGGTTCACCTGTTCCAGTACCCCTGTGCCCGGCCCAAG GCGCCCAGTCACGTGTACGGCGGGCACGGCAGCCACGTGACCAACGTGCGCTTCACGCACGACGACGGGCACCTGGTGTCGCTGGGCGGGAAAGACACGAGCGTGTTCCAGTGGCGGGTGCTGCCCGGCGACAGCGGCTGA